A portion of the Sabethes cyaneus chromosome 3, idSabCyanKW18_F2, whole genome shotgun sequence genome contains these proteins:
- the LOC128740255 gene encoding uncharacterized protein LOC128740255, translated as MIRARLKQAFWDFLHFLCFDPKRLVRVIVLSICSVVVIFQLTECFQKLIGPPITTHSRFDLNESMLYPAVTFCREPPYKYEVMERYNLSHHPKYATAFNKFNFNESSLDDLFREATYNQSEFFIQYGLDGLTENIEVVGSMHLDMGLCFTLNPLTTTTHSWKQAGYSIMLMHDIRDEEYFLGENQPGWHVFVHDQAEGFAENRMQSSGRVEYLFVEVDEEVEVKLTTQHFYMLPSSENLCTTGAEMSSTKCSELCHWHHVVNTVGCTAPWMPDIDGEQCHTAQDTQQLIKYYKLMEDMDSTVCGCFQPCSSSIFTTYVMNRKRFNISIPAGQLWMYYTSKMVSIVEEFHSYDLTQFIADLGGSLGFLLGLSVLGLIGLLEKIVELVFIRKLIAEKRNKQTIDGCSETSISDRKGDDLSQSDSSDATLAVRKLSK; from the exons ATGATTCGTGCCAGGTTaaagcaagcattttgggatttccttcactttttatgttttgatCCCAAACGTTTGGTGAGAGTGATTGTCTTAAGTATATGCAGCGTGGTGGTCATTTTCCAG CTTACGGAGTGCTTTCAGAAACTGATCGGTCCTCCAATAACCACTCATTCTCGATTCGATTTGAACGAATCGATGCTGTATCCGGCCGTCACTTTCTGTCGTGAACCCCCGTACAAGTATGAGGTGATGGAGCGGTACAATCTTTCACATCATCCAAAGTATGCCACTGCTTTCAACAAATTCAACTTTAACGAAAGTTCCCTCGACGATTTGTTCCGCGAAGCCACCTACAATCAAAGTGAATTCTTCATTCAGTACGGATTGGATGGATTAACAGAAA ATATTGAGGTTGTCGGTAGTATGCACCTTGATATGGGGCTGTGTTTTACCCTGAACCCGCTAACTACAACTACACACTCTTGGAAACAAGCAGGATACTCGATTATGCTAATGCATGATATAAGAGATGAAGAATACTTTCTCGGTGAAAATCAACCAGGATGGCACGTGTTCGTCCACGATCAGGCGGAAGGTTTTGCAG AAAATCGCATGCAATCTTCCGGACGAGTCGAGTATTTATTCGTGGAGGTAGACGAGGAAGTGGAGGTAAAGCTAACCACGCAACACTTCTATATGCTTCCGAGTTCGGAAAATCTCTGCACGACAGGAGCCGAAATGAGTTCCACAAAG TGCAGCGAGCTGTGCCACTGGCATCATGTGGTCAATACGGTGGGTTGCACCGCTCCCTGGATGCCGGACATCGACGGCGAGCAGTGTCATACCGCTCAGGATACACAACAGCTAATCAAGTACTATAAGCTGATGGAAGATATGGACAGCACAGTGTGCGGATGTTTTCAACCGTGTTCAAGTTCGATTTTCACCACCTACGTAATGAATCGGAAACGTTTCAACATTTCAATCCCTGCCGGACAGCTTTGGATGTATTACACCTCGAAGATGGTTTCT ATAGTAGAGGAATTCCACAGCTACGACCTGACTCAATTCATAGCTGATCTTGGGGGATCTTTGGGCTTTCTTCTAGGGCTTTCGGTTCTGGGATTGATCGGACTGTTGGAAAAAATTGTCGAGTTGGTGTTCATTCGAAAGCTTATTGCAGagaaaagaaataaacaaacaattgACGGATGTTCCGAAACCAGTATCAGTGACCGGAAGGGTGACGATTTAAGTCAGAGCGATAGCTCCGATGCAACATTGGCGGTTAGAAAACTTAGCAAGTAG